Proteins from one Streptomyces genisteinicus genomic window:
- a CDS encoding 2'-5' RNA ligase family protein, with protein sequence MTKWLGVALLPRADHLRAAIRLQADVGGDVALQPPLHPDGNLPHVTVFQGPFADSLDPQVALGLIGAAAADDGLRGDVSLAGTGVVYQPTGWLFLALERPPLLERLQAASLSVLDEHLDRSSFDGDKDVSRFTAAERASYARYGYRYTGDAYAPHITLGRAEEETALELVRTAPDRVSVPKDWVFDRLSFYVMGEHGAHAQTLLERPLGRG encoded by the coding sequence GTGACGAAATGGCTCGGTGTCGCCCTTCTTCCGCGTGCGGACCATCTGCGTGCTGCCATCCGCCTTCAGGCGGACGTCGGCGGCGACGTGGCCCTGCAGCCGCCGCTGCACCCGGACGGCAATCTGCCCCATGTCACCGTGTTCCAGGGCCCGTTCGCGGACTCACTCGATCCGCAGGTCGCGCTGGGACTGATCGGTGCGGCGGCCGCCGACGACGGCCTGCGAGGTGACGTGTCCCTCGCCGGTACGGGCGTGGTCTACCAGCCCACCGGGTGGCTCTTCCTCGCCCTGGAGAGGCCGCCGCTGCTGGAGCGACTGCAGGCGGCCTCCCTCTCCGTGCTGGACGAGCACCTGGACCGGAGTTCGTTCGACGGGGACAAGGACGTGTCGCGCTTCACGGCCGCCGAGCGCGCCAGCTACGCGCGGTACGGCTATCGGTACACGGGTGACGCCTACGCCCCGCACATCACCCTGGGCCGCGCCGAGGAGGAGACCGCGCTGGAGCTGGTGCGCACCGCGCCGGACCGGGTGTCCGTCCCGAAGGACTGGGTCTTCGACCGGCTCAGCTTCTACGTCATGGGTGAACACGGCGCCCATGCCCAGACGCTGCTGGAACGGCCGCTGGGCCGCGGGTGA